In Flavobacterium sp. GSB-24, the genomic window AAATCTATTTATAAGATAAATTAGTGATTCATTCCTGCTTAAAAAAGATTGAATCATATGGAAACTCTAAATGAATTGAAGTTCTGATTAAACAAGATTATAAATAAAATTTATATATACTAAAAATTATTAATTTGTTTTATAATCGTAGAATTATCAATTTTGTCCTGTCAATAAGAAATGACAGAGATAAATAAAAATTTTAAATAAATTAAAACCTAAAAGAAATGAAAACCAATTTAAAAACAATCGTAACAACAAGCTTCGCCATTTTTTTATTAGCTGTATCAACAGTATTTGCTCAAAGTCAAAGAAAACCGGCAAGTTTAGGAAGAGAAGAATATATTGAAGTAGAGAAAAATGTAAAACTGCATGTAACGGATTTAGGAGAAGGAAAACCAGTAGTACTGATTCACGGATGGCCATTAAGTGATGCTATGTATGAATACCAATATGCAGAACTTATCCAGAAAGGATATCGCGTTATCGGAATTACTTTAAGAGGTTTTGGATTATCAGACAAACCGGGTGGTGCGTACAACTATGATGTTTATGCAGATGATATCAAAGTAATCCTAGACAAACTTAAAATTGAAGGAGCAACAATCGGCGGATTCTCTATGGGAGGCGCAACAGTGATTCATTATGTTGCCAAATACAATGCAGCCCACGTTTCAAAACTGGCTTTGTTTGGTGCAGCAGCTCCATTATGGACAAAAAGAGCAGATTTTAACTACGGTTTCTGGACAAAAGAAGATGTAAACGGTCTTATTGCCCTTAATAATACTAACAGACCACAATTATTTGAGAATTTCGGAAAAATATTCCCAGCAAATGAAACAAGCGTATCGGCAGGACAAGGTGCATGGTTAGGAACTATTCAGGCACAGGCATCTCCATATGCAATGGGAGAATCTATGAAAGCACTTCGTGATACAGATTTAAGAGAAGATTTGAAAAAAATCAAAATACCAACTCTTATACTTCACGGAACACAGGACAAAATTTGTTCTTACGAATTAGCTGAACAAATGCACAAATCAATTGCCAATTCAACTTTGGTTCCATTCGAGAAAAGCGGTCATGCCTTGTTTATCGAAGAGCTTCCAAAATTTAATGCTGAATTGATCAAATTCATAAAATAATAAGATAAATAAAAACAAAAATTAGGAAAGTCGTCTTTTAAAGATGACTTTCTTTTTTAGATAATTATAAGAAGGAAATAATGAAAAATATAGTAACACTTGCATTAGTACTATTGAGTTTTAATTTATCAGCACAAACTCCAGAGCAAAAGCTAAGTCAATTAGGAATTCAATTGCCGCAAATACCAGAATCATTAGGAAGTTATGTGGATATGGTAAAAGTTGGAAACATGGTTTTCCTGTCGGGAAGAGGACCGCTTAAAGCAGACGGGAAATACATTGCTGGAAAAGTCGGGAGCAGTCTCACCACCGAAGAAGGTTATCAGGCCGCCAGGCTGACAGCCATAAATCAGCTGGCGGTACTTAAACGTGCTTTTGGAAGTCTGAACAAAATAAAACGCATAGTAAAAGTAAATGGTTATGTAAATACCGCGGAGTCTTTTACTGACCAATCAAAAGTAATGAATGGTTTTTCTGATTTATTAATTGAAGTGTTTGGCGAGAAGGGCAGGCATGCGCGTACTTCTGTGGGTGTATATACACTTCCGCAAAACATGGTAATTGAAGCAGAAATGATTGTTGAAATGGAATAACTGTCCAGTATTGTTTTATCATATATCATATTTGCCATCGAAGCTTTTTTCTTAAATCGTATTGGATAATTTATTTAAGTTAAAACCAGACAGTCTTAGCTTTTTGCCGAGCAGTGTTATGAATTCACTTTAACAATGTGTCACAAAAATATAGATTAGTTATATGGTATTTTTTCATAGAGGTGATTCATAATTAGGCTAAAATTCAAAAGAATAAATTATTATAATTTCGTGTATGAAATATACTTTTTAGTATATTTGCTGTCTAATTAATTTAAAATGATGACTAAGGCCGAAAAAACAAAACAATTCATATTAGAAACTGCGGTTCCTCTTTATAATGAAAAGGGCATTTCGGGAGTTAACATTGATGATGTTCTTGAGGCGACCAAGCTTACCAAAGGATGTTTATATGGTCATTTTGAAAATAAAGAAGATTTGTCTGACCAAGTAATTGACTTATCTCTTAAGATGGTTTCTGATAGAATAAGAGCTGCTGTTTACGGCTCAAAGACAATGAAGGGCAAAATACATGCCTTTTTAGATTTTTATAAAAACCCCATTAATACCTATATTTCAGGCGGATGCCCGATATTTAATACTGCAGTAGAGGCAGATGATAATTATCCCTTTATAAGAGAAAAAGTGGCTAAAGTATTTAAAAAAGGTCAACAGGAATTAACCGCTCTGCTTCAAGAAGGAATTAATAACGGAGAATTTTCTGCCAAACTAGATCCCGTTGTTTTTGCTTTTAAATTGGTAGCTTCTGTTGAAGGGGGAATAGTAATGTGCAGAGTTATGCAGACTGCAAAACCAATGCAGGGTTTAGTAAAGAGTCTAAAGTCTGAATTAGAACAATACGTCATCTAATTTTTTTTAGTATGAAATAAACTAAAAAGTATAATTTAAAATAGACTTTTTAGTTTATTTTAAACAAAACAATCTGTTGATCAGAGAACCAAAAACATAAAATTAATTTAAATAATTATGAAATAAAAAAACGGCAAATACAATATTTATAAGTGGCAGAAGTGACCGAATAAGATTCGCAATTGCAACAAAAAACTAAATCCAGAGCAGTTAGTAAAAGCTCTTATTTCTGGAATCAAAAAGAGCAATTTACTATTCGTGTTGGTAATTCTAAATTATTATTGTTAGCAGGTTTTTTCCAAAACTGGCTTTCAATCTGGTAAATTCTAAAAAAACTACGCTGCCTTAAGCAGTAATTAAACTTTAAAACATCTAAAATGAAAGCATTTGTAATTAATAAATACAGTAAAAAGCAAAGTCTGCATCGTGTAGAACTTTCTTTACCAGATGTAAAAGAAAATGATATATTGGTCGAAATCCATGCGGCAGGTGTCAATCTTTTAGACTCTAAAATAAAAACAGGAGAATTTAAACTCATTCTACCCTATAAACTGCCGCTCATTTTAGGTCATGATGTGGCAGGAATAGTTGTAAAAACAGGAAAGAATGTAAAAAAGTTTAAAACTGGGGACCAGATCTATGCGAGAGTCTCAGATTACCGAATAGGTACGTTTGCCCAGTTTATTGCCATTGACGAAAAAGATGCCGCCCTGAAACCTACAAATCTTTCGATGGAAGAAGCTGCATCTATTCCGCTGGTAGGGCTTACATCGTGGCAGGTTTTGGTTGAAAGAGCTGGAGTAAAATCAGGTCAAAAAGTGTTTATACAGGCGGGATCTGGTGGAGTTGGAACTTTTGCTATTCAGCTGGCCAAACATTTGGGTGCTGTAGTTGCTACTACGGCAGGTGCTCAAAGTACCGGCTTATTAAAAAAACTTGGAGCTGATATTGTTATTGATTACAAAAACAGTGATTTCGAAAAAATCTTGAGTGATTATGATGCAGTCTTAAATAGTCAGGATCAGAAAACACTCGAAAAATCGCTGCGAATATTAAAACCAGGTGGCAAACTAATTTCTATTTCCGGACCGCCGACACCTGTTTTTGCAAAAGAAATCAAAGCTCCTTGGTTTGTAAAAATTGTCCTGTCATTACTAAGTTCTAGTATCCGTAAAAAAGCAAAACATAAAAACGTAGACTATTCTTTTTTGTTTATGAAAGCAGATGGGGAGCAGTTAAGTGAAATTACCAAACTTATCGAGTCTGGTGTAATCAAACCTATTGTTGATAAAATTTTTCCTTTCGAAAAAACAAACGATGCGTTGTCTTATGTAGAAAGCGGAAGGGCTAAAGGAAAAGTTGTCATTAAAATAAAATAACATTTTTACCCGAAAGCAAAGGTTTTTATGCATTCATATTTGTGATGTAAAAACTTTTTCTAAGATTTTAATCGGCACTTTTCAGTTTCAAATTAGCATTTATTTCACCTGATAGTTATGAATATTTTTCTTTTTCATTATTCATTGTGGCCCTAGCAGGTGATTTATAAACGATAATCAAATATTGTTTAAATTAGAAAATACTGTTTAACTGATTTGCAGTATCAAAAATGCTTTTTTGAATCAAAAGTGCCAGATTAATAATTATAAAGATTAGAACCTAAAAATCCGGAAGAACTTGATTGGTTAGTACGTGAAACTAATTTGGGAGTTGCAATCAATATAATTCCTAACTATATGCGAACAGGCGCTCCTTTTCTAAATGACATTCTCTAATTATACTTGTAAGTATCCTACACTTACAGGGATGTCCCTCCTTAATTGCACTTTTTGCCATTAATACTTTTAAATCTTATATAGTAAAATATAAGCATGATTATTATTTTACATCAGATATATTATTCGCTCATTTGTGTACATGAAATAAAAGTTTAATTTTACTTTTTTAATTATTAGATTTTCTTACCGCTTGTTATAGTAAAAATATTCCTTCCTAATTTTTTTCACAAGCAGCTGGCTCAATAAAGTATTGTAAGAACTTATTTTTTTATTTACATAAACCCATAATTTCGATGTATAAATTTCTAAAATATACTTTGATACTTTTTATAGTGTCATTAGGTCTAATCTCCTGTAAACAAAAACTGAGTGATAAAATAAAAGTTGGATTTTCTCAGGCCATGACTACTGATGACTGGCGTAAGCAGATGAACAGCTCAATGAAAATTGAAGCCTCATTACGGCCTGAAGTCGATCTGACTATAAAAGATGCCAATAACAGCATAGAGAAGCAAATAGAAGATATTGAAGGATTCATATCTAATAAAGCAGATGTCATTATTGTATCCCCAATCCAGTCTAAACCTTTGACGGCAGTTGTAGAAAAATCAATAAAAGCCGGAATTCCTGTTCTTATTGTAGACCGGAAAATTGAAGGAGAAAACTATACTGCTTATCTTGGAGCTGATAATATTGAAATTGGCAGAATTGCAGCGCGATATATTATTTCGCACGGTAAAGGTTCAGGTAAGATTATAGAAATAACAGGAGCAAACGGTTCTTCACCAGCGTATGAGCGTAGTTTAGGGTTTGATCAGATTATCAAAGAAAATAAACGTTTCAAAATTGAAAAAATCATATTTGGTGATTGGGAAAAAGAGTCAGTTAAAGCGCCCCTAAAAGCGATTCTTTTGCAAAATCCTGATATCGAATATATTTTTGCCCATAATGACCGTATGGCTTTAAGTGCCTGGGAAACTGCCAAAACTGCAGGACTGGAAAAGAAAATTAAATTTATTGGTGTTGACGGACTCAACACAGTGAATGGGGGAATAGAATTGGTTAAAAACGGAGTTTTAGACGGAACAGTGCTGTATCCGACAGGAGGAAATGAAGCATTGAAACTGGCTTTAAAAATGTATTATAAAGAAGCAGTTGCAAAAAATAACATACTCAATACAATCGTAATAGATAAGAATAATGCTGAAATTATCGAAAATCAAATGGATAAAGTCGATCAGCAGCAGACAGTTATTGAGTCTCAGCAGGGAGCAATAAAAGTTCAGGAAAGAGAATATGCTTCGCAGAACAATCTGGTTCGATTATTGAGTTTTTTCTTAGTGATTATTTTGAGTCTGACTATCTACAGCATTTATTCAACTATTTCTATTTCAAAGAAGAAAAAACAGCTTGAAAAAATTAATCAGACTGTTATTGACCAGAATAATGAAATTCAGGAAATGGCTCAGCTTGCGACTAAAAGCAATGAAGCAAAACTGAATTTCTTTACAGGACTTTCACATGAATTTAAAACTCCTATAACTTTGATTATGAGTTATGTAGAGTCGCTGATTGAAAATGAAAAAATTAAGGGAACTGCCCTTATCGATGAAGTAAAACTAATTCATAAAAACTCAAACAGATTATTGCGTTTGATCAATCAGTTATTGGATTTCAGGAAAATTGAAGAGCAAAAATTTACCCTTAGGGCTTCCAGTACAAAAATTTACGATTTCACAAATGAAGTCATGGCTAATTTTAAAGGCGAAGCTGCCAGAAGAAATATTGATTTTCAATTAAGCTGTAAAAACAAAAATCTGGAACTCTTTATTGATCGCGGTTTAATGGACAAAGTATATTTCAATTTGCTGTCAAATGCTTTTAAATTTACGCCCGATAATGGTAAAATTAGTATTTCAATTGTCGAAAATCAGGATAATACAGTACAGATCCATTTTAAAGATTCCGGAATTGGAATCCCTGATGATGAACTTTCAAATGTTTTTGATCCATTTTTCAGGGCTTCAAATAATAATAAAAACAGTTCAGGCATTGGATTGCATTTATCAAAAGAGTTTGTGCTTTTGCATCAAGGAATAATCGAACTGAAATCTAAGCAGGGCAGTGAATTTGTCATTACATTATTAAAAGGAAGCAGTCATTTACAGCCTGGTGAAATTATTCAAAAAGCCGAAAACCTAACCAGTATTCCAAACTTAATTACTGATAATTTAAATATAGAACCCGATTTAAAAGAATCAAACACCATTTCTGATGCTGAGAAACACACTCTACTAATCATAGAAGACAATGTAGATTTGGTTAACTTTTTAAAAGCAAAACTGTCCAATGAATATGTAGTGTATAATTCTGATGGAAGCGATGCGATTCAAAAAGCATTAGAAATTATTCCGGATATTATAATCTGTGATATTAATTTAGTAGATAAAGATGGTTACGAGATTAGTAAAGAATTGAAGAAAGATCTTCGTTCTTCTCATATTCCAATTATTATTTTAACTGCGCAGAGTAATAAAGAATCTGTTTTGAAAGGATTGCAAAGCGGAGTAGACCAGTATCTTACGAAGCCTTTCAGTCTTTCTATTTTGAAACAATCTATATCAAGCTTGCTTTTTAATAGAGAGAAACTTCGTTATTATTATACTAATAATATTTATCGTGTTGAGCCTGAATCGAAATTTGGCAATCAGGAACAATCCTTTATTACCAAAATGAATGATATTATTAAAAAGAATGTCGAAAATCCTAAATTCTCTGTTGAAGATTTAGCCGATAAACTTGGAGTTTCCAGAGTTCAGCTGTATCGAAAAGTAAAAGCAATTATCGGAATTAATATCAGCGACCATATTAATAATGTAAAATTAGAGAAGGCGGCAGAGCTTTTAAAGTTAAATAATATGAATATTTCTGAAATTGCTTACTCGCTGGGATTCTCTTCTCCCAATTATTTTTCTACAGCTTTTAAGAATAAATTTGGAATTTCACCAAAGGAATACAAATCCTCAAATTAATATTGATTTAAAATTGATACAAATCAGGTATCAATTTTAAACCTAATGTAACAAAATCGAAACTACACGGTTTTCGTAAATAAGTTTTAAATTATGTAAAGCCTTGTAAATAAGTCTTTTAGTGTAAAAATATCAAACTATCAATAATTATAGAATAAAATTGTAACATCATTAAAAATAAGTTGTTTTTATTGCGGATATCTTAGCAACAAGTTTTTAATACATCTACAATGAACAAGATATTGATTTGGTCTGTTACTGCTGCACTGGCAGGTTTTCTATTCGGTTTTGATACCGTAGTTATTTCTGGAGCTGATAAACAACTACAGCTTCTCTGGCATTCATCTGATGCTTTTCATGGATCTGTTGTTATGGCAATGGCACTGTGGGGAACAGTCGTAGGTGCTATTTTTGGAGGAATCCCAACCAATAAAATAGGACGTAAAAAAACCCTGTTTTGGATCGGAATTTTATATTTCATTTCTGCAGTTGGTGCTGCTTTTGCCAATGATCCTTATGTTTTTGCTGCTTTTAGGTTTATTGGAGGTTTGGGTGTTGGGGCTTCAACCATTGCTGCTCCGGCGTACGTTTCAGAAATTGCTCCAGCTGAAAAACGAGGGAGATTGGTTGCTTTGTATCAGTTTAATATTGTTCTGGGTATTTTAATCGCGTTTATATCTAATTATTTTTTAAAAGACATTGGAGAAAATGCTTGGCGCTGGATGGTTGGGGTTCAGGCTATTCCGTCTGTTGTTTATATTCTTTTTATCATAACAATTCCAGAAAGTCCAAGATGGCTCCTGTCCAGAAACCGTGATGAAGAAGCCCGTAAAGTACTCCTTAAAATCGATCCCTCGGCCTCTCTTTCTTCCATTATGGATGATTCCAGAGAAAATGGAGTGACGAAACATGAAAATATATTCATGAAGAAATACCGTTTCCCTTTAATCCTAGCTTTTTTAATTGCTTTTTTCAATCAGTTTTCAGGAATCAATGCTTTTTTATATTATGCACCCAGAATTTTTGAAGAAGCAGGTTTAGGACAGAACACGGCTTTATTAAGCAGTATCGGCATTGGGATCACCAATCTTATATTTACTTTAATTGGAGTAGCATTAATTGACAGATTAGGAAGGAAGTTGTTAATGTATATTGGTTCTATTGGATATATCATATCTTTAGGATTAGTTTCTGCTTCATTTTATTACAATTGGGGAGGATTATCAGTACCCATTTTTCTTTTCCTGTTTATAGCTTCACACGCCATCGGTCAGGGAGCAGTTATCTGGGTTTTCATCTCAGAAATTTTTCCAAATCATATCCGTGCATCGGGACAGGCATTTGGAAGTTCAGTGCATTGGGTTCTGGCAGCGATTATTCCGTCTTTAATTCCAATGTTGTTTTCAGAAATAGGACCAGATGCCGTATTCTTAATTTTTACACTAATGATGGTATTACAGCTCCTGTTCGTAATTTTTATGATGCCGGAAACTAAAGGAATCTCTTTAGAAGTATTAAGCGAAAATCTAACCAAAAAAAATATCAAAAAAAATGAAATCAAAGAAACATCTGCCGCTGGCATTCTATAGTGCGATACTCCTTTCAGCAGGGGGATTTATACCGTACTCGGCTGTTGCACAAACAACTGCTGTTTCAGTATCAGCCTCGGCTGAGGAACAAATGTACCGACCTAATTTTCATTTTACACCAAAAAAAGGCTGGATGAATGATCCTAACGGAATGTTCTATGCAGATGGGAAATATCATTTATTCTACCAGCATTTTCCTGATGGAAATAAATGGGGACCAATGCATTGGGGGCATGCGGTCAGTAAAGATCTGATTCAATGGGAAGAATTGCCTATCGCAATTTACCCAGATAAGGATAAATATATTTTCTCAGGAAGTGCTGTTGTAGATATAAATAATACATCAGGTTTAGGTATCGAAAATACGGCGCCAATTGTAGCGGTTTATACGCTGCATGATATGACAAAGGAAAAAGAAAATAAAATTGATGTTGAGCAGCAGGATATTGCTTTCTCGAATGACAATGGTTTTACATGGCAGAAATTTGAGGAAGGAAATCCTGTCGTAAGAAACCCGGGAATTCGTGATTTTCGTGACCCAAAAGTGACTTGGGATAAAACCCATAAACAATGGATAATGGTTTTAGCAGCGCAGGACCGTTCCCAATTTTATAAATCCAAAGACTTAAAAAGCTGGCAATATTTATCTGATTTCGGAAAAAATATTGGGGCACATGGAGGTGTTTGGGAATGTCCAGATTTTTTTGAAATAAAAGTGCAGGGTACAAATGAAACCAAATGGGTTTTAATTCAGAGCTTAAATCCAGGAGGTGCAAATGGAGGTTCTGGAACGCAATATTTTATTGGAGATTTTGATGGAACTGCTTTTACATTAGACCCAAATTTTGCCAAAAGAATAGAACAGGAAAAAGCCGTCTGGATAGATTACGGAAAAGATAATTATGCCGGTGTAACATGGAATAATATTCCAAACTCGGACGGGCGAAGATTATTTATCGGCTGGATGTCCAATTGGGATTATGCCCAAGATGTACCGACAAATGTCTGGAGAAGCAGCACTACGATCGCTAGAGAAATTCAGCTAATAAAAAAAGGAAATGAGTTCAGTCTGATTAGCATTCCTGTAAAAGAAATCAATAAATATATTTCTAAAACAATCAAAGGCAAAAGCTTAAAAGGTAAAGGTAATCTTTCTATTCCAGAAGCTGCAAAAGTTGATTTAACTAAGGCAATTATTGATTTTAAGCTAAAAAACATAAAACAGGACACCTACATTTTTATGCTTTCAAATGATAAAGGCGAGTCTTTGACATTCGGAATCAATAATAAAGCTCATTATTTATTTGTGGACCGTTCAAAGTCTGGAAAAAATGATTTCTCAGAAAAATTTGCTGCAACGATTACCAAAGCATCTTTAGGCGGCAGTCAAAAAGAGGGTGCTTTTAAAATTATTCTGGATAAAACATCTATTGAAATATTTTACAATAATGGCGAAAAAGTTATAACCGAAATCTTTTTCCCGCAGCAGCCATTTACATCTCTTTCGGTGTCTTCAAAACAGACAATAGAATTAAACAACCTCGTAATTAACCAATTAAATAAAAACTAACTAAAAACCACTAACCTCATGAAAAGTAAAATTATTTATTTTCTATTTTTCTTCTTTCCCATGCTGATGATGACAGCTCAGGAAAACGGAGTAAAGGGAACGGTAATTTCGGCAGATGACGGAATGCCGCTTCCAGGAGCAACCGTAATTATTTCGGGTACAAATACCAGTACAGCAACAGATTTTGATGGAAATTTTTCCTTTCAAAATGTTGCTTCAGATGCTGTACTTGTAATCTCGTTTATCGGATATGCGCCGCAATCTATTTCTGTTAACGGGCAGAAAACGATCAATGTAACGCTGAAAGTTGACAACAATCAATTGAATGAAGTTGTAGTAACCGGTTATTCCAAACAAAAGAAAACGGATATCACAGGAGCAGTCGCAGTTGTGAACATGAAAGAAGTCATGAAACAGCCAGAGCCAAACCCGATCAAAGCTTTGCAGGGAAGAGTTGCCGGAGTAAAAGTGTCTTCAGATGGTTCGCCAAGCGGAGGAAATACAAAAGTAGTGATCCGCGGTGTCGGGACGCTGAACAATACAGATCCGCTCTACGTAATTGACGGAATGCCGACAAAATCTGGAATGCATGAATTAAATCCTAACGATATTGAAACCATTCAGGTGCTGAAAGATGCTTCTTCAGCCAGTATTTATGGCTCCCGAGCTTCAAATGGTGTGATTATCATTACAACCAAAAAAGGAAAAGAAGGTAAAATGAGAATCAATTTCAGCACATATGCTTCCTTTTCTGATTATTCAAGAAAGTTAGATGTTCTCAATGCGAACCAGTTTGGTCAGGCACTTTGGCAGGCCAATATAAACGATGGTTTAAATCCAAATAATAATAACCTTCGTTATCAGTTTGACTGGTCGGTAAATAATAATAAACCGCAATTGAATAAAGTTCTGGTTCCAGAATATTTAGATGCCGAGCAAACCATACAAGCTTCAAATACGGACTGGTACGATGCGATTTCTCAAACTGGAGTTGCCAATTCTTATGATTTGTCTGTTTCGAATGCTTCAGACAAAGGGAGCTACGTTTTTTCATTAGGATATTACGGGAACGAAGGCGTGGTTAAAACAACAGATTTTGAAAGAATTTCTGCCCGCATGAATGGGTCGTATAAATATTTTGACGGAAAGCTGGTTATTGGCGAGAATTTCAGTTTAAATAGAACTAATGAAGTAACAGATCCTGGTGTTCTAGACCCCGCGCTTAGAGCTTTACCGATTATTCCGGTGCACACTGTAGACGGAATTGGCTGGGGAGGACCAGTCGGAGGGATGAATGACAGACAGAATCCAGTTCGTCTTTTAGAATACAATAAAGATAATAAATACGATTACCTGCGTCTTTTTGGTAACGCTTACGCGGATTTAGAAATCATTAAAAACCTGCACATCAAAACCAGTTTCGGAATGGATTACGGCTTTTACAAAAAACGTACACTGCAGAGAAGCTACAAATCTGGTTATCTGCAAAACGATCAGACTTCTGTTACCATCGATCAGTCGATCAGCGACAAATGGACATGGACAAATACTGCAATTTATAGCCTGAATTTTGGAAAAAGCAATCTGAATCTGATGGCAGGAACAGAGATGTACAAAGATACTTATGATACAAATACGCTGCGTAAGAACGACTTTTTGATTGAAACTCCAGATTATATGTATCCCGATGCAGGAACAGGAGAATCTTTTACCAGCGGAACTTCTACTGTATATTCTTTACTTTCTTATTTCGGAAAAGCAGATTATGAGTTTGATAATCGATATCTGGTTTCGGCTACAATTCGTCGTGATGGTTCTTCCCGTTTTGGAAAAAACAATCAGTTTGGAACTTTTCCAGCAGTTTCAGCAGGATGGAGAATCAGCAACGAAAATTTTATCAAAAACAATGCTTCTGTTTTTTCAGATTTAAAATTAAGAGCAGGCTGGGGACAGACTGGTAATCAGGAAATCAGTAATACTGCGGTTTATTCGCTTTATCTGGCAAGTTATGCGGGTGGAAGTCCAACATGGGCAACTTCTTTTGGAACAGCTTACGATATTGCAGGAAATGGAAACGGATTACTTCCGTCTGGTTTTATTGCGACTCAGTCTGGAAATGATGATTTGAAATGGGAGACAACTACACAAACGAATATTGGTTTGGACTTTGGTTTATTCAAACAAAAATTAAGCGGATCTGTAGATTATTATATCAAAAAAACAGATGATATTCTAGTATTGCCACCTTATTTAGGAGTTATTGGAGAAGGCGGAAACCGCTGGGTAAACGGAGCTTCTATGGATAACAAAGGCTGGGAGTTTTCTCTGGGCTATCATGATGAAACCTCATTTGGACTGAAATATGATATTTCAGGAAATATTTCGGCAAACAAAAATAAGATTACAC contains:
- a CDS encoding TonB-dependent receptor, encoding MKSKIIYFLFFFFPMLMMTAQENGVKGTVISADDGMPLPGATVIISGTNTSTATDFDGNFSFQNVASDAVLVISFIGYAPQSISVNGQKTINVTLKVDNNQLNEVVVTGYSKQKKTDITGAVAVVNMKEVMKQPEPNPIKALQGRVAGVKVSSDGSPSGGNTKVVIRGVGTLNNTDPLYVIDGMPTKSGMHELNPNDIETIQVLKDASSASIYGSRASNGVIIITTKKGKEGKMRINFSTYASFSDYSRKLDVLNANQFGQALWQANINDGLNPNNNNLRYQFDWSVNNNKPQLNKVLVPEYLDAEQTIQASNTDWYDAISQTGVANSYDLSVSNASDKGSYVFSLGYYGNEGVVKTTDFERISARMNGSYKYFDGKLVIGENFSLNRTNEVTDPGVLDPALRALPIIPVHTVDGIGWGGPVGGMNDRQNPVRLLEYNKDNKYDYLRLFGNAYADLEIIKNLHIKTSFGMDYGFYKKRTLQRSYKSGYLQNDQTSVTIDQSISDKWTWTNTAIYSLNFGKSNLNLMAGTEMYKDTYDTNTLRKNDFLIETPDYMYPDAGTGESFTSGTSTVYSLLSYFGKADYEFDNRYLVSATIRRDGSSRFGKNNQFGTFPAVSAGWRISNENFIKNNASVFSDLKLRAGWGQTGNQEISNTAVYSLYLASYAGGSPTWATSFGTAYDIAGNGNGLLPSGFIATQSGNDDLKWETTTQTNIGLDFGLFKQKLSGSVDYYIKKTDDILVLPPYLGVIGEGGNRWVNGASMDNKGWEFSLGYHDETSFGLKYDISGNISANKNKITQLPDEVKNNYGGDGLNDNILGRPINSMYGYVTDGLFTSQDQVDNSAIQEGKGLGRIRYRDLNGDGAITDKDRTWIGNPNPGLLYGINLNLSYKNFDFTTFWEGASDVDVINNTKYQTDFWSVDDVGSNKGTRLLNAWSLDNPNSTIPALTTVDRNAESRFSTYYVENGNYLKLRVLQFGYSFPKELLKKLNMESFRLYISGQNLLIIDAKSFTGVDPENAGFGYPQPTTFTAGLNFTL
- a CDS encoding glycoside hydrolase family 32 protein, with the protein product MKSKKHLPLAFYSAILLSAGGFIPYSAVAQTTAVSVSASAEEQMYRPNFHFTPKKGWMNDPNGMFYADGKYHLFYQHFPDGNKWGPMHWGHAVSKDLIQWEELPIAIYPDKDKYIFSGSAVVDINNTSGLGIENTAPIVAVYTLHDMTKEKENKIDVEQQDIAFSNDNGFTWQKFEEGNPVVRNPGIRDFRDPKVTWDKTHKQWIMVLAAQDRSQFYKSKDLKSWQYLSDFGKNIGAHGGVWECPDFFEIKVQGTNETKWVLIQSLNPGGANGGSGTQYFIGDFDGTAFTLDPNFAKRIEQEKAVWIDYGKDNYAGVTWNNIPNSDGRRLFIGWMSNWDYAQDVPTNVWRSSTTIAREIQLIKKGNEFSLISIPVKEINKYISKTIKGKSLKGKGNLSIPEAAKVDLTKAIIDFKLKNIKQDTYIFMLSNDKGESLTFGINNKAHYLFVDRSKSGKNDFSEKFAATITKASLGGSQKEGAFKIILDKTSIEIFYNNGEKVITEIFFPQQPFTSLSVSSKQTIELNNLVINQLNKN